The Argentina anserina chromosome 5, drPotAnse1.1, whole genome shotgun sequence genome includes the window TAAAGCcttgttcaaaatgataaGATGTATGACTATGGTGTAGAGTGagagttttctttttgtagtGAACTATTGGAGTTTCGATGACTTATGGCTTGCGAAAATGATGATATACACTTGCTAATATAAATGTTCTGTCATGTGGAAGAATATGACCAAAATTTTGCTACTTTTTGGTTGGATGTTTTGCTATTTGAATGAAGGGTTACTGACTTGTGGTACCGTTGAATGACTGTTTGTTTAAACATTGTGTTTCTGGTTGCAGAAGACAATGAGGGGCATGAGAACTTGTGATGTGGAGTTTCAGCCTTTTTTCGCTTTGAATGATCTTTGGGAATCGTTCAGGGAATGGAGTGCTTACGGGGCAGGAGTACCTTTAGTCCTCAACAAATGTGATTCTGTTATGCAATATTATGTTCCTTATTTATCTGGTATCCAATTATATGGCGAAACTGAAGTGAAGTCAAGTGCAAAGCAACGGTATCAAAACCTGAACCTGTCTTTTGTAGATTTATACATTGGAATGCCAGAATTCTGTGATGTGTAGCTACTTTGGCAATACCAACAACACCCACAAACTAACTATGTCTGAGATAAAATGCATTTTTCCATTCATACAAACTTATGGTTCTACAGAGTCATTTAAAACTTTGCTGCTTCATGTTGATTGTGGTCTGCTTCATTTTTACAGCGTCTCATTGTCTAGAATTTCAGCCTGTCTTCCTTCAACTGCATGTCCCATTCTCTTTATTGTATGTTTCTATGTATATGAGTATATCCCTGTTTTTAGCGGATCATTTCTGTGAACTTTTGTCGCACATAAGCCTCTACAGTTCTGTAGAATCTAGATTCCAGTGTGTTATGGTATATTGCCAtgtaatttgattttgattttgtcatTTGGGAAGGCAAGTTGGTGAGGACAATGATGTTGACTACTATTTGGATTCAAGTAGTGATGCAAGCAGTGACtatgaaattgaaaaacacATGAAGATTACTAGGGAGCAGAAGCATTTTCTTCACCAATTAAATAGTGAGGTTTCGAGTAGATTAGGCAGATTGTCTGTATGTGATGATGAACACCTTGTATCACAAGAAGGCTTTTCTAGTGATGATGGAGAAGCTGTGAATTCTCCAGGCTTGctttttgagtatcttgagCGGGATGCTCCATATGGCCGTGAACCATTGGCTGACAAGgctagttttttttcttaatattatattgttttggtCTGAACTCTGCATCAGATACCTTACTTTGTTCTGTTGTTGCCATTTTGACAGATATCAGATCTGGCACGCAAGTACCCTAGGTTGAAATCCTTAAGAAGTTGTGATCTACTGCAAGGCAGTTGGATGTCAGTAGCTTGGTAAGGAAAACTTGATCTGTAATACTTATTGCCACATTTGGACCGAAATTCATCCGCGCGGGTTGAATTTGTAGGTATCCCATATATCGAATACCTACGGGTCCAACGTTGAAAGATTTGGATGCTTGCTTTCTGACATATCATTCTCTTTCAACATCCATGACAGGAGGTAATTGTTCTTATTCAATTGTCAGTATTTATGTTGTTTGgccaacaattttttttttcttattggaTTAGTCACTTTCAATTCAGTTGATAATCTTGACCCTCCTAAACACTGTTCCTTAATGAGATCATGCCTATGTCATATTCTTTTCTACAACACATTGTTAATGCAAACATCATTCCGTACTGGCTATTTGCCAGGATAGAAACTTTCTTAAGTATCTCACCCTTGGAAACTACTACTTCAACAAAATGAGTATAACTGAAATTAAGATTCTAAGCATATAGCATCCGGTATACCTTTACCAGATATACGAGCATTGCTTTTGTTTGGCACACCAGCAACTGCTTGCTAAATAACCAGTGGATGTATGTCTGTTTAGTATTATTTACTGTCAGTTATGGTACTTCTGTGTACTACAATTGAAGCATTGCATTACCAACCACTTGGCCAGTTGGTGAGACCGCCTAGCTGGGGATGGGAAAAAGTTCTAGAATGCTCTGACCGAGTTAGCCTTCCATGTTCATTCatgttttgtaatgcttctgaaAAAGTTCCAGCCGTAGTAATCATTTCTGAGATGCCTAACATAGCAAATATATGTGATAGGGGGTGGGGGTACTTATTTGAATTGAAGCATTGCTCCTTAAATGTAGATGCCTCATCTCTCacattatatattattagTGGCCAGTTTTGACACATATTCATATGAGACATTGATGTCATTTATCTTGTCATGGCATTCCTAAGGTAGATTTTCTTTCTGTGCAGGTAGCGGAAGTGTGCAAGCTCCAGTAATGGTGTATCCCAGTGAGATGGATGATGTACCTAAGATTTCATTGCGTACTTTTGGATTGGCTTCATATAAGCTCAAAGGATCCTTGTGGGCT containing:
- the LOC126794697 gene encoding uncharacterized protein LOC126794697 isoform X1; amino-acid sequence: MLGTRLQFGNVRGEDRFYIAGKGRRRNNQQQKQARKAKNDANQSPKESKVAVFENKETHGALTKPCSDPTLTPRSNLDRFLESTTPSVPAQYFSEKTMRGMRTCDVEFQPFFALNDLWESFREWSAYGAGVPLVLNKCDSVMQYYVPYLSGIQLYGETEVKSSAKQRQVGEDNDVDYYLDSSSDASSDYEIEKHMKITREQKHFLHQLNSEVSSRLGRLSVCDDEHLVSQEGFSSDDGEAVNSPGLLFEYLERDAPYGREPLADKISDLARKYPRLKSLRSCDLLQGSWMSVAWYPIYRIPTGPTLKDLDACFLTYHSLSTSMTGGSGSVQAPVMVYPSEMDDVPKISLRTFGLASYKLKGSLWAQNGTECQLADSLMQDAVNWLSLLQVNHPDFQFFASHGMYCR
- the LOC126794697 gene encoding uncharacterized protein LOC126794697 isoform X2, with translation MLGTRLQFGNVRGEDRFYIAGKGRRRNNQQQKQARKAKNDANQSPKESKVAVFENKETHGALTKPCSDPTLTPRSNLDRFLESTTPSVPAQYFSETMRGMRTCDVEFQPFFALNDLWESFREWSAYGAGVPLVLNKCDSVMQYYVPYLSGIQLYGETEVKSSAKQRQVGEDNDVDYYLDSSSDASSDYEIEKHMKITREQKHFLHQLNSEVSSRLGRLSVCDDEHLVSQEGFSSDDGEAVNSPGLLFEYLERDAPYGREPLADKISDLARKYPRLKSLRSCDLLQGSWMSVAWYPIYRIPTGPTLKDLDACFLTYHSLSTSMTGGSGSVQAPVMVYPSEMDDVPKISLRTFGLASYKLKGSLWAQNGTECQLADSLMQDAVNWLSLLQVNHPDFQFFASHGMYCR